The DNA window TGCGGAATGCTGAGATCCAGCCGCAGCCGCGAAATATCGGCGTTCACCGCGATGTCCTTGAGATCCCGACCGGGCAGCAGGCATTCCGCTTCGGCGGCCGCCGGCGGATTTTTCAGCCCGAAGCGCGTCAGCTGCGGCCGATCGAAACAGGGCAGCACCTGCTTGCCTGCGCGCACGAAGCGAATTTGGTCGCGCTCGAGAAACTGGCCGTTGAGGTACAGATCGATCTGATAGCTGCCGGGAGCGACGGCGTCCTGCTGGTTGAACTGGCTCAGGGCGCTGTTGCTCAGCACGCTGCCGCGCAGCAGTGCGGGATCGAAGGTATAGCCGTCGGCGGCGGCGCAGCCCAGCGGCAGCGCCAGCAGCGCGCAACACCAGCATGCGGGCAGCGGCGTCGCCTTGCGGACATCGAACATGAAAACCTCCCTGTCTGGTGTCAGCGTGCGACGTTCAGGGTGCGTGTGATTTCCACCCCATAGTCATTGATGACGCGCAGTGCGACCTGCCGCACCTCCCCGTTCACCGGCCAACTGGCCTGTGAAAACGGCGGGATCAGGTCCGCCTGCGGGATGGCGATGCGCTTCGCGCCGCTCAGGATCGCGGCTTGGCTGACGTTGACGTAGTAGCCGGTCGGGTTGTCGACGCGCAGCGCGTTGCCGGCCTGGCGCAGGCTGAGCCGATCGATGACGTGGTTGGCGTCGCCGGCCAGCCCGGCGGGGCGATAGAACACCTTCAGCCGATTGGTGACCACCAGCAGCAGTTTGTTCTTGTCGCTGTCCGTCTGGCGCACGGCGGGCACCTGCAGGAAGTTGAGGTAGAACAGCGATTCGCGATCGCGCGGCAGCGGCTGGCCGACGAACGACAGTCGCACCATTTGCCCGCTGTGCGGATTCATGCGGAAGATTTGCGGCGAGGCGACAAAGGGCGCATCGGCGTTTTGCGGCGTGGATTTGGGGTTATTGATGTCGAGCCAGATCTGCATCAGCGCCGGGGTGCCGTCGTCGTTGGTGAACTGCAGCGTTTTTTCCCGCGCCTCGGCGGGGTAGATCACGCGGTTGCCGAGCAGCGTCACGCTGGCCGACGCGTGGGTAGCGGCAAAACTCATCAGGCAAAGCGACAGGGCGGCCCATCGACGGGCGGTGCGGGTTATCTGCGGCATAAACGTGAACCGATAAAGGGAGCGAGTCATTCAGCGCCGCCCGGCGAAGGGCGGCGCTGGCATCAACAGGTATGGCGCCTGACGCCGGCTTATTTGTAGCTAATGGCGAACTGTGCGGTGGCGATCACCGAACCGGCCGCCACGCCGGTGTCTTCCGCGTAGTAGCGGGCCACCAGGTTCTGCGAGGTGGAGGTGGCGTCTTTCGCCAGCGTCATCGCCGACGTGGTGACGGTCGAACCGCTGGCGAATGACAACGGCGTGGTGGCGTCGCTGTCCAGCAGTTGAATGGACACCTTGGCCGCATCGCCCGCGTTGCCCAGGTTGCCGTTGGTGGTCGGGTTGTTGCCCGCCAGCACGGTTTTGATCGCCGTATCGCTGGTTGCGGCCGTACAGCCCGTGACGTTAACGGTAAACGTGGTGTCACCGGCGGTGGCGCCTTTAGTGGCGAGTTTGCTGGCGGCGACGGTTGGCAGCAGAACGACCGGATTGGATTGGTTACCGTTAATATTCACCGAGCAGGTTTGCGTGCTGACTTCGCCTTTAAATTGCACCGTATTGGACGAAGCGGCCGCACAGGCGCCGGAGAGAGCCAGCATGGATAATGCGACTAATTTAACATTCATGTGAAATGCCCTTTAATTTACTTTAGAGAAAAGCTTTCCTGACAGTAATAAATTACTGACGTGCGGTTGTGGGTTAATCATGTTGCGCAATTGTTTTTTAAACGCCTCGGCAAACATGGATTTTCATCCTAACAAACTAAGAATTTTCCCTATAGGTGTTTTGAATAAGGCAATAAGACGAGAAGGCCTGCTGTTACATTTATTTTCATTTGTGCTTATATCATACAAAATAGAAAATAGATCTATATCATTACGTTGCGATTTTATTGGGTTGCTAGATTTTGTGATTGAAATAATTTGAAACATTCATGCCTTTTTTGCGTATTAATCAACGTGCTGACGGATGTGCGATTATTTAAAAAACATGTTATCAATATGTTTTATATTGGTGTGCTTTGCAGGCAAATTACCCCAAAAAAGAGCAGCGACAAGCCGCCTGAGGTGTGGAAGCATGCTTTCATGCTGATAAGGAGAATTAAAGTGAGAGTGATTTATATCGACGGTTCACCGCTGTGCCGGTTGGGCATGAAAACATTATTGGGAGGTGGGGTGATAACCTTATCTTCGCCCAATATTAACATCGTTAAAAATATAAGCCCGGCGCCTGATTTAATTATCATGGATTTTCCCCATGAAATTTATCGGTTCGAAACCTATTTGAGGTTTATTGACCTTTGCCGCGCTGAATATAAAGACGTCCGGATACTGTTCTTCGTCGATAAGACTTCACCGCTGATCCTGGCGTTTATCGCTGCGGCGCAGCCGGATGCGATTTTGCACAAACGGGAAGCGCTGCAGGTGGTGCGGGAAACCTGCGCGGCGCTGGTCTGCCGTGAGGAGGAAGGTGAACGGCACGTGGTGAACCGGCATCGGGCGGCGGCGATCACGCCTGGCGAGGCGGCGGTGCTGTGTGAAACCGCCCGCACCGAAGATATCCGCTTGACCGCGCGGCGGCTTAACCTGCACCCGAAAACCGTTTATTCGCACCTCAATAACGCCGGCAAAAAGTTCGGCATCCGCAATCGGGTCGAACTGCTGAAGATGATTGCGCTGTTGTAGTGCGCCGTTAGCGGGTTTTGCCGACGGCCAGCCGCCATCGCGTGATCTCATCGGCGCCGGGCCCGGCGGCCAACGCCAGGTTTTGCGGCGGCAGCGGTTCGCCGGTCACGGCATCGATCACGCGCAGGGTGGCGGGGTGGCCGGTCGCGCGGTCAACCACGCGCAGCGGCGGCCCGGCCAGCTCGGACAGGTTCCATTTGTCGCCAATCTGAATCATCGCCATCACCAGCAGACCGAGATCTTTTCCCTTCTCCGTCGGCAGATACTCGTAGCGATCGGGGCGCGTCTGGTATTGCCGTTTTTCGATAAGGCCGTTGCCTTCCAGCGCCTTGAGCCGATCGGCCAACGTATTGTTGGTGATGCTGGTCGACTGGCGCAGATCGTCATAGCGCGAGAGCCCCAGCAACAGATCGCGCATGAGGATCGCACCCCAGCGATCGCCCAATGCCGACAGCACGTGGGCCACCGAACACGTCATGCCCTCAAACCCTTTTGCTTTCACGTTGCCTTACCTCTGTTTTCCGTCTGATTGCCGATAATTTTATCGCCTAGGCTTGATCACTTCAATGATTGGAGTTATTACTCTTATTATTAGAGTTTTGTTTGACACCGGCTGCCGGCCAGAACGATTGTCGATACCCCGCAGCTTTACCGAGGAGAGAACGCGATGCCACTGTGGCAGATTTACCACCCTGAACCGGCCTTCAGCGCCACCGATAAACGCGCGCTTGCGCAGAAGGTCACCGCCCTGTACCAAGACTTTTTACCGCGCTTCTACGTCAACGTCTTCTTCCACGCGCTGCCACCCGGCGCGGCGTATCTCGGCGGCGAACCGGCCGATGACTTCGTGCGGGTGACCATCGACCATATCGCCCGCGCCATGGACAACGACGCGGAGCAGCAGCAATTCCTGGCGGCCTGCACCCGCATCCTGCAACCCTACCTCGCCGCGCGCGGGCTGCGCTGGGAGCTGCACGTGGACGAAACGCCGTTCTCGCTGTGGACTATCGAAGGCTTGAAGCCCCCGGTGCCGGGGACGGCGGCGGGGGAGAAGTGGCGCAGCGAGAACCGGCCTTCGGTGTGGGAGGGGTAGCGGCGCTGACGGAATGCCCGATGCTTAAAAGCGACGATGAGCGCCGGTTTTTTATCTTCGCTTAAACAAAACCGCATCACCGCGTGGGGGCTGCGAAGGTAACCCGGCAGGCATCATAGGCTGTGTTGTACATCTGATATGAATGCATTAACGATGGCGGATTTTTCATCCTTACGATAGATGAAAAAAACCTCAGTTGCGTTATCGACGGCGGGGATCGGCCTGTAGGTGATGTTGGGCAGTTTGATTGAGGATAGCGAAGAGGGAACGATGGCGATGCCAAGGCCGGAGGCCACCATGCCGAGCACGCTTAATGTGCTGTCTAACCGATAGGCTACCTTGATGTCTTCTTCAATAATGGCGTTCAGGATACGAAGCTGGCCATCGTCTCCGCTGTTTTCCGAGTAGATGATAAAATCTCGCCCAGAGAGGTCTTCCTTTTTCAAGGCCTCTTTTTTCGCCAGATCGGAGTCTTCCTGAATCACGACGACCCAGTCAAATTTTTTTATGGGTATAAAGCCGAGCTCCGGTGGGATATTGAGATCCAGATTGGGGCAGTAGCTGACGTCGATATTTCCGTTGACGATCTCATCGATTTGTTTCCAGTATGACAGCTCTTTGGCGCGGAAGTTAACGCCGGGGTGCTCTGCTTTAAATCGATGAATATCGGCGGTGACTAATCCTGCCGCCACGGCATTGCCGACAAATCCGATGCGCACATTGCCATTCTCACCTTTCGCCGCCGCTTTGGTTTCGTCAAGCGTACTTTTTATTTTCTCATAAATATCCGGCGCGTTTTTTAAAAATACCTCTCCCACCTCAGTGAGTTCGACATTACGGTTGTTGCGAATAAAGAGTGGTGCACCAATCTCTTCTTCCAGCGCTTTTATCTGCATG is part of the Serratia marcescens genome and encodes:
- a CDS encoding fimbrial biogenesis chaperone → MTRSLYRFTFMPQITRTARRWAALSLCLMSFAATHASASVTLLGNRVIYPAEAREKTLQFTNDDGTPALMQIWLDINNPKSTPQNADAPFVASPQIFRMNPHSGQMVRLSFVGQPLPRDRESLFYLNFLQVPAVRQTDSDKNKLLLVVTNRLKVFYRPAGLAGDANHVIDRLSLRQAGNALRVDNPTGYYVNVSQAAILSGAKRIAIPQADLIPPFSQASWPVNGEVRQVALRVINDYGVEITRTLNVAR
- a CDS encoding fimbrial protein — protein: MNVKLVALSMLALSGACAAASSNTVQFKGEVSTQTCSVNINGNQSNPVVLLPTVAASKLATKGATAGDTTFTVNVTGCTAATSDTAIKTVLAGNNPTTNGNLGNAGDAAKVSIQLLDSDATTPLSFASGSTVTTSAMTLAKDATSTSQNLVARYYAEDTGVAAGSVIATAQFAISYK
- a CDS encoding helix-turn-helix transcriptional regulator, whose product is MLTDVRLFKKHVINMFYIGVLCRQITPKKSSDKPPEVWKHAFMLIRRIKVRVIYIDGSPLCRLGMKTLLGGGVITLSSPNINIVKNISPAPDLIIMDFPHEIYRFETYLRFIDLCRAEYKDVRILFFVDKTSPLILAFIAAAQPDAILHKREALQVVRETCAALVCREEEGERHVVNRHRAAAITPGEAAVLCETARTEDIRLTARRLNLHPKTVYSHLNNAGKKFGIRNRVELLKMIALL
- a CDS encoding winged helix-turn-helix transcriptional regulator, whose product is MTCSVAHVLSALGDRWGAILMRDLLLGLSRYDDLRQSTSITNNTLADRLKALEGNGLIEKRQYQTRPDRYEYLPTEKGKDLGLLVMAMIQIGDKWNLSELAGPPLRVVDRATGHPATLRVIDAVTGEPLPPQNLALAAGPGADEITRWRLAVGKTR
- a CDS encoding tautomerase family protein — its product is MPLWQIYHPEPAFSATDKRALAQKVTALYQDFLPRFYVNVFFHALPPGAAYLGGEPADDFVRVTIDHIARAMDNDAEQQQFLAACTRILQPYLAARGLRWELHVDETPFSLWTIEGLKPPVPGTAAGEKWRSENRPSVWEG
- a CDS encoding LysR family transcriptional regulator, with amino-acid sequence MNFRHIQAFLALVEEKHFGKAAKRIHITQSAFSMQIKALEEEIGAPLFIRNNRNVELTEVGEVFLKNAPDIYEKIKSTLDETKAAAKGENGNVRIGFVGNAVAAGLVTADIHRFKAEHPGVNFRAKELSYWKQIDEIVNGNIDVSYCPNLDLNIPPELGFIPIKKFDWVVVIQEDSDLAKKEALKKEDLSGRDFIIYSENSGDDGQLRILNAIIEEDIKVAYRLDSTLSVLGMVASGLGIAIVPSSLSSIKLPNITYRPIPAVDNATEVFFIYRKDEKSAIVNAFISDVQHSL